The proteins below are encoded in one region of Candidatus Eremiobacterota bacterium:
- a CDS encoding FHIPEP family type III secretion protein, giving the protein MTSKLTTAFAVAVLCVVAILIVPLPPPLLDALLALNVFGSALVLLISLRVEEPLEFSAFAPSLLLATLFRLALDVSATRLILTQGHDPGGAGALIPAFGQFVVRGNVVVGLIVFAILILIQFVVIASGAQRVAEVCARFTLDAMPGKQMAIDADLHAGMLDAELARRKRARVQREADFYAAMDGAGKFVKGDAVAALVIVVLNLLGGVLVGTLYHGMAPLEAVETFAILSIGNALLTTLPAFLISTAMGLMVTRVAGDGALGVDLAAQLLARPDVLRVAAMLVFALAFVPSFPGPLFASLGIVAFGGALLAERRKRFADAQLRAVHEQRRREAVRRPETAFALVGVDALSIDVGAELYALLAPPNSEALLDRVADVRRALAAETGIVIPGVRLRDDPLRDPRTYAIRVRDRVAGEGMVRLDVLLAVGASEVLERVGGEPTTEPVYGLAARWIPYAERERAQRAGALTFDAISILGSHLAELARAHAAELFGRQEFQTLVEHLRASVPSVVKDVGGDSLPVALAHRAFVHLLRERAWPRDPVAVFEAFADAAPAARDPRELAEAARRAIVPQQLRRDGVTRLRPLILAPAFEAELARMWSHDGGLAPDPSTALALRESVARYAADPACAPHAIVVTAPLRPLLAELIERTAPGVAVYAFAELPPEISLEPAGVVDGPPAVALR; this is encoded by the coding sequence GTGACGTCCAAGCTCACCACGGCGTTTGCGGTTGCCGTGCTGTGCGTCGTCGCAATCCTCATCGTCCCGCTGCCGCCGCCGCTGCTCGACGCGCTGCTCGCGCTGAACGTCTTCGGCTCGGCGCTGGTGCTGCTGATCAGCTTGCGGGTCGAAGAGCCCCTTGAGTTCTCGGCCTTCGCGCCCTCTCTGTTGCTCGCGACGCTGTTCCGGCTGGCGCTCGACGTCAGCGCGACGCGGCTCATTCTCACCCAAGGGCACGATCCCGGCGGCGCCGGCGCGCTGATCCCGGCTTTCGGCCAGTTCGTGGTGCGCGGCAACGTCGTCGTCGGCCTTATCGTGTTCGCGATACTTATTTTGATCCAATTCGTGGTCATAGCCAGCGGAGCGCAACGCGTCGCCGAAGTGTGCGCGCGCTTCACGCTCGACGCGATGCCGGGCAAGCAGATGGCGATCGACGCCGACCTGCACGCCGGGATGCTCGACGCCGAGCTGGCGCGGCGCAAGCGCGCCCGCGTTCAGCGCGAGGCGGACTTCTACGCGGCGATGGACGGAGCGGGAAAGTTCGTCAAAGGCGACGCCGTCGCGGCGCTCGTCATCGTCGTGCTGAACCTGCTCGGCGGCGTGCTGGTCGGAACGCTCTACCACGGGATGGCGCCGCTCGAAGCGGTCGAGACGTTCGCGATCCTCTCGATCGGCAACGCGCTGCTCACGACGCTCCCGGCGTTCCTCATCTCGACCGCGATGGGGCTGATGGTGACGCGCGTCGCGGGCGACGGTGCGCTCGGCGTGGATCTCGCCGCGCAGCTCCTGGCGCGCCCCGACGTGCTGCGCGTCGCGGCGATGCTCGTCTTCGCGCTGGCCTTCGTGCCCTCGTTTCCCGGCCCGCTCTTCGCCTCGCTGGGGATCGTCGCGTTCGGCGGCGCGCTGCTCGCCGAGCGCCGCAAGCGCTTCGCCGACGCGCAGCTGCGCGCCGTGCACGAGCAGCGCCGGCGCGAAGCGGTGCGGCGGCCGGAGACCGCCTTCGCGCTGGTCGGCGTCGACGCGCTCTCGATCGACGTCGGCGCGGAGCTCTATGCGCTGCTCGCGCCGCCGAACTCCGAAGCGCTGCTCGACCGCGTCGCCGACGTGCGCCGCGCGCTCGCCGCCGAAACGGGAATCGTCATCCCCGGCGTGCGGCTGCGCGACGATCCGCTGCGCGACCCGCGCACGTACGCGATCCGCGTGCGCGACCGCGTCGCCGGCGAAGGGATGGTGCGCCTCGACGTGCTGCTCGCGGTCGGTGCGAGCGAGGTGCTCGAACGCGTCGGCGGCGAGCCGACCACGGAACCGGTCTACGGTCTCGCGGCACGCTGGATCCCGTACGCCGAGCGGGAGCGCGCGCAACGCGCCGGCGCGCTGACGTTCGACGCGATCTCGATCCTCGGCTCGCACCTCGCCGAGCTCGCGCGCGCGCACGCCGCCGAGCTGTTCGGCCGGCAAGAGTTTCAGACGCTCGTCGAGCACCTGCGCGCGTCGGTGCCCTCGGTGGTGAAGGACGTCGGCGGCGATTCGCTTCCCGTCGCGCTCGCGCATCGCGCCTTCGTGCACCTACTGCGCGAGCGCGCCTGGCCGCGCGATCCGGTCGCGGTGTTCGAAGCGTTCGCCGACGCCGCGCCGGCGGCACGCGACCCGCGCGAGCTGGCCGAAGCGGCGCGCCGCGCGATCGTCCCGCAGCAGCTCCGCCGCGACGGCGTCACGCGCTTGCGCCCGCTGATCCTCGCGCCGGCGTTCGAGGCCGAGCTCGCGCGCATGTGGTCGCACGACGGCGGGCTCGCGCCCGACCCGAGCACGGCGCTCGCCCTGCGCGAGTCGGTTGCGCGCTACGCCGCCGACCCGGCCTGCGCGCCGCACGCCATCGTCGTCACCGCGCCGCTGCGCCCGCTGCTCGCGGAGCTCATCGAGCGGACGGCGCCCGGCGTCGCGGTCTACGCGTTCGCCGAGCTGCCGCCCGAGATCAGCCTCGAACCGGCCGGGGTCGTCGACGGCCCGCCGGCGGTCGCGCTCCGTTGA
- a CDS encoding radical SAM protein → MRDTGGAPKPNRYVTDLDRAAHRPVHVVWEITLACDLKCGHCGSRAGRKRPHELTTAECLDVVAQLAALGTREITLIGGEAYLRRDFAQIIAAITAAGIECTLQSGGRNLTEERVRAAKAAGLKAAGISIDGLREVHDALRGVPGSFDAAVASLKRLRAHGIPAGANTAITKRSFEQLDAILDVLIDAGAQAWQIALTVPMGRASENWAMMLQPHQMLELMPKLAALQRRAHDHGVLMQPANNIGYFGPYEGRLRGTGLESVHYAGCPGGQNVMGIEADGNVKGCPSLPTDGYVGGNTHEIDLTTIWNTAPQIAFARGESANWGFCKSCYYASVCRAGCTWMSHSMFGKPGENPYCHHRAEELARQGLRESVRQVAAAPGTSFDFGLFEIVVETSDGRPADVVPLDLTPRDAGASGELIVCYSCFRHVFAGTPACPFCAADIAQAQAHHDDAMRAARSAADVLLAALSAT, encoded by the coding sequence ATGCGCGACACGGGTGGTGCGCCGAAGCCGAATCGGTACGTCACCGATCTCGACCGCGCGGCGCACCGCCCGGTGCACGTGGTGTGGGAGATCACGCTGGCGTGCGACCTGAAGTGCGGGCACTGCGGCTCGCGCGCCGGCCGCAAACGCCCGCACGAGCTGACGACGGCGGAGTGTCTCGACGTCGTCGCGCAGCTCGCCGCGCTCGGCACGCGCGAGATCACGCTGATCGGCGGCGAGGCGTACCTGCGCAGGGACTTCGCGCAGATCATCGCCGCGATCACCGCGGCCGGGATCGAGTGCACGCTGCAGAGCGGCGGGCGCAATCTCACCGAAGAGCGCGTTCGCGCCGCGAAAGCGGCGGGCTTGAAGGCGGCCGGGATCTCGATCGACGGGCTGCGCGAGGTGCACGACGCGCTGCGCGGCGTCCCCGGCTCGTTCGACGCCGCCGTCGCCTCGCTGAAGCGCTTGCGCGCGCACGGCATCCCGGCCGGCGCCAACACCGCGATCACGAAGCGGTCGTTCGAGCAGCTCGACGCGATCCTGGACGTGCTCATCGACGCCGGCGCCCAAGCGTGGCAGATCGCGCTCACCGTTCCGATGGGACGCGCCAGCGAGAACTGGGCGATGATGCTGCAGCCGCACCAGATGCTGGAGCTGATGCCGAAGCTGGCCGCCCTGCAGCGCCGCGCGCACGACCACGGCGTGCTGATGCAGCCGGCGAACAACATCGGCTACTTCGGCCCGTACGAAGGACGGCTGCGCGGCACCGGTTTGGAGAGCGTTCACTACGCCGGCTGTCCGGGCGGCCAAAACGTGATGGGCATCGAAGCGGACGGCAACGTGAAAGGCTGTCCGTCGCTGCCGACCGACGGCTACGTGGGCGGCAACACGCACGAGATCGATCTGACGACGATCTGGAACACCGCGCCGCAGATCGCGTTCGCGCGCGGCGAGAGCGCGAACTGGGGCTTCTGCAAGTCGTGCTACTATGCCAGCGTCTGCCGCGCGGGCTGCACCTGGATGTCGCACAGCATGTTCGGCAAGCCCGGCGAGAACCCGTACTGCCACCACCGTGCGGAAGAGCTCGCGCGGCAAGGCTTGCGCGAATCGGTGCGCCAGGTCGCGGCTGCGCCGGGGACTTCGTTCGACTTCGGGCTGTTCGAAATCGTCGTCGAGACGAGCGACGGCCGTCCCGCGGACGTCGTCCCGCTCGACCTTACGCCGCGCGACGCGGGTGCGAGCGGCGAGCTGATCGTCTGCTACAGCTGCTTCCGCCACGTCTTCGCCGGAACGCCGGCCTGCCCGTTCTGCGCCGCCGACATCGCGCAGGCACAAGCGCACCACGACGACGCGATGCGCGCCGCGCGAAGCGCCGCCGACGTGCTGCTCGCGGCGCTCAGCGCAACCTGA
- a CDS encoding DUF1843 domain-containing protein, with translation MSYQSGGGYGGDGRPIHAFYGVIIHDCIKRGDKEEMRKIAAEARAALQKKEGASQEKVKEVEDALKELEAALNKAG, from the coding sequence ATGTCATATCAGTCAGGTGGCGGCTACGGCGGCGACGGGCGGCCGATCCATGCGTTCTACGGCGTGATCATCCACGATTGCATCAAGCGCGGCGACAAGGAAGAGATGCGCAAGATCGCCGCCGAGGCCCGCGCGGCGCTGCAGAAAAAGGAAGGCGCGTCCCAGGAGAAAGTCAAGGAAGTCGAAGACGCGCTCAAAGAGCTCGAGGCTGCGCTCAACAAAGCCGGATAG